In the Calonectris borealis unplaced genomic scaffold, bCalBor7.hap1.2 HAP1_SCAFFOLD_133, whole genome shotgun sequence genome, CATGACCTCCCGTGTCTGTACGCAGCTGGTGGTTGCCTCCTGGCTGGGTGGGtgtctcctggggctgctggtgacTTGCGCCGTCTTCCAGTTACCCTTCTGCCAGTCCCACCAGATCGACCATTTCTTCTGCCATGTGCcccccctgctccagctggcttgtgctggtggCGAGAAGGCTGCCATCGTGGTCAATGTCTTCTGCTTGACTGCCTTGTTGGGTTGCTTGCTGCTCATCCTTCTCTCCTACGCCTTCATCCTTGGCCGCATCCTGCAGATACCTTCAGCGGAGGGGAggcacaaaaccttctccacCTGCGCCTCCCACATCACCGTAGTGGTGGTGCATTACGGCTGCGCCTCCGTTATCTACCTGCAACGCAAATCGCCCCACGCTGCGGGAGCGAACGCTCTCATTGATGTGTCCTACACTGTCTTCACCCCCTTCCTCAGCCCCATCATTTTTAGTCTGCGAAGCAAAGACTTAAAAAATGCCCTTCGGAAATCCCTGAGGAAAAGCTTCATCGTCAGGAATGCGAGTTTCTGGCCAGGGTTTCCTTTCAGCCACGGGAGTGGTTatcagtagggtttttttcttgttttcgtTTGACAATTCCTCACTGCTTTCCAAAAATAGCCGTACTTCCTCCAGGAAAATGAGTCATTCCCGTGGCTCTCACGTCTTTTACACTCCCTGGGGATGGCAGGCCTTGCTTGGCTGGAGTGTTTCGGTTTAACTTTTAGTGCTGCAAACTCAATATCGTGCAGAAACAAGCGTGACGGCAGCTGCGGTGCCCTCGAAGTGGAGACACGGGCAACTCCTCGAGAAGCAGCGGGTGAATCGGTCTGAGACCCGGTGCAGAAGACTGTTGTCCCCACCGTAGGGACGTCGACCGGTCTTCTAATCGTGACTTTGCCTCTTCCACTGATGACTTTGGGGCTGGTCGAGAAGGTCTTGGATCGATTCCCTTTCAATTTGTTCCTCTTTTGACAAATTGCAACCTCAAAACCACTTGGGGACAAACACAACTTactgctctgctgttttcagaGTCCCGCTTGTCCAAGGCAATTAAAGGTGGCTTTAAAAAGGTTGTTTACAATGAAagtattttgtttgatttcacaCTTCACGTATTTGCAGTCCTG is a window encoding:
- the LOC142077010 gene encoding olfactory receptor 10H2-like, translating into MQRDNETTPRGFILTGFSQLPELQVVLFVLFLLMHVVTVAGNIAIMVVIRVDRGLHTPMYLFLGALSFSELFYTFSIIPKMLSGLVPGTRAISFLGCAAQMNFSFTFGFMHSFLLTVMGYDRYVAICHPLRYNTLMTSRVCTQLVVASWLGGCLLGLLVTCAVFQLPFCQSHQIDHFFCHVPPLLQLACAGGEKAAIVVNVFCLTALLGCLLLILLSYAFILGRILQIPSAEGRHKTFSTCASHITVVVVHYGCASVIYLQRKSPHAAGANALIDVSYTVFTPFLSPIIFSLRSKDLKNALRKSLRKSFIVRNASFWPGFPFSHGSGYQ